The genomic stretch GCGGGATGCTGTCGTACGTCTGCTGGTCCATGAAGTAGTACAGGCTGCCGTCGGCGTAGCTGTACTGCATGGGCCGGTGCTCCAGCCGCACCTCGTCGATCCGCTCACCGGCGCGGAAGGTCTTCTCGAGCACCGCGCCGGTGAGCACGTTGCGCAGCTTGGTGCGCACCACGGTGTTCCCCTTGCCGGGCTTGTGGTGCTGGAAGAACAGGATGGTCCATAGCGTCCCATCCATGTTGATGGTCATCCCGTTCCGGAAATCGGCCGTCGTAGCCACGGAATCTCCCTTGCGTTAAACGGACACGGGCCGGCGCCCCCCGGTCCGGCCGAGATGGCCGACCAGGGCGCGGAGCGCCAGCAGGTAGCTGTCCACCCCGAATCCCGTCACCACCCCCAGCGCGCGGTCGGCCAGGTACGAACGGTGGCGGAATCCTTCCCGGGCGAAGACGTTGGAAAGATGCACCTCCACGTACGGACGCGCCACTCCCAGCAGCGCGTCCCGGAGTGCCACGCTGGTGTGCGTGTAGGCGCCCGCGTTCACCAGGAACCCTTCCACCCGGGCGCCCGCCTCCTGCACGTAGCTCACCAGCGCGCCCTCGGAGTTGGACTGGTAGAACTCCGCCTCCGCCTCCAGGTGCCCGGCCAGCGCCGCCACCGCCGAGTTCACGTCTTCGAGGGTGCCGCGCCCGTACACCTCGGGCTCGCGCGCGCCGAGCAGGTTCAGGTTCGGGCCGTGGACGACCGCGATCCTCACCGCTTCAGGCTCTGCAGCCACGCCTGGAACGACTCCAGGTCCTCCTCGTCCTCCGCCGACGCGGCCGGCTGGGCGGGCGTCTCGGCGCGCGGGGACTCCGGCGCGGACGGCTCGGGGGCCGGCGGAGGCGCGGGCGCCTCGGCCGCCTCGACGAAGAACTCCTCGAAGGAGAACGCGGAGGTGGGGGGCGCCTCCGGGGCGGGCTCGGCGGCCGGGGCCTCCCCGGGGGCCGGAGCGGCCTCCCACGGGTACGCCTCCTCGTCCGCGGGGCCGGCGGAGGCGGCCGCGCCCGCGGACTCCGCGGCGAGCAGCCCGTCGATGTCCATGGGCTCGGCAGCGGCGTCGGCGCCGTGCTCCTCCGACACCGGCGCGGCGAGCCAGGGCATGTCGTCCTCCTCGTCCTCCACCGCCGCCTCGTGGAACTCCGCCGCGGGGGTGTGCTCCGCCGCGGGCGGGACCTCCTCCATCGTGGTCGGCGCGACCTCCGCGGGCGCCACGGCCCCGGCGGGAGCCTCCGGCGCTTCTGCCGCTCCTGCACCGGCGCCCTCCCGCGAGGAGGGCTGCCACGCCGCCAGGCCGGCCAGGTACTCGCGGACGCTCCGGAACTCCACCACGACCTCCGGGGCCGGAACGGCCTCGGCCGCCGGCTCTTCCAGCGCGGGCCCGGCGGCGAACGCCTCGTCCGCGTCGAACCCGGCGTCCG from Longimicrobiaceae bacterium encodes the following:
- the aroQ gene encoding type II 3-dehydroquinate dehydratase; protein product: MRIAVVHGPNLNLLGAREPEVYGRGTLEDVNSAVAALAGHLEAEAEFYQSNSEGALVSYVQEAGARVEGFLVNAGAYTHTSVALRDALLGVARPYVEVHLSNVFAREGFRHRSYLADRALGVVTGFGVDSYLLALRALVGHLGRTGGRRPVSV